ggggtgatccgagtggttcgatacaccacatggttagccaatgtagttccagtgcgaaagaaggacgggaaaattcgagtgtgtgtggattacagagatttaaacaaggcaagtcccaaagataacttccctttaacgaacatccacatccttgttgataactacaccaaacatgagatatagtctttcgtggattgttacgcaggatatcaccaAGTGTTGATGGataaagaagatgcagaaaagacagcttttaccacacCTTAGGGTACATACTATTACAGAGTCATgtcatttggtctgaagaatgccggggcaacctacatgagagccatgactaccatttttcatgatatgatgcaccaagagatagaggtgtatgtggacgatgtaatcatcaaatccaaaattcaggacgaccacgttcgggacttgagaaaattTTTTGAGCGGttgcgcaaatatgatttgaagctgaagCCATCCAAATGTGTATTTGGGGTACCATCCGGCAaacttttgggattcatagtcagtcagaggggcatcgagttggacccaacaaagataaagtctatttgagatttgcctcctccaagaaccaagaaagatattatgagtttgttgggaagattgaactacatcagccgattcattgctcagttgacatccacatgtgaacccatattcaaattgctgaagaaagatgcggcAATCAAATGGACAAATGAGTGCCAagaggcttttgataaaatcaaagaatatctatcAAATCCGTCGgtattggtcccacctgagccaggaaggcctctgttcttgtatctgacaatattggaaaattctttcagttgtgtcctcgggcaacatgatatgaccggaaagaaagagcaagtCATTtgctatttgagcaagaagttcaccagttatgaagccaagtacactttattgGAGAGAACTTGCTATGctttaacttgggtcgctcagaagctgaggcattatttgcaagcttacaccacttacctcataaccaggttggatcctttaaaatacatatttcagaaaccaatgcccactgggagattagcaaagtggcagatcttgctcacagagtttgacatagtctatgtcactctcacgataatgaaagcccaggcgttagcagatcatttggccgagaacccggttgatgatgaataccaacctttgagtACCCACTTCCCAGATGATGAGGTAAATTCGATTGAGGCAATATCTGAAGACActcatgcttggaaaatgttctttgatggggtggtaaacgcaaaaggtgttgaaattggggcaattttgatctcacccactggccagcattatccagccatagccggcttttgtttttctgtacaaacaacaccgcctagtatgaagcctacattatgggtatgaacatggcaatcgaccaagatgtcgaagagttgttaatcatgggagactcagatctaattatccgacaagctcaaggagaatgggaaacccaaCATGTCAAGATTATTCCTTATAGGCAACATGTGCAAGATCTTGgcaagcgattcaagtcaatagagttcaggtacatccctcaTTGCCATAATGAACTGGCCGATGCgcttgctactttggcctcaatgctaccatacccaggcaatgcccacattgatcccttggaaatccaaatcaaggaaaggcATGGCTATTGTAATACAGTTTAGGCAGAACCAaatattcagccatggtatcatgatatcaaaatattttttaaaaataaagaatGCCCATAGCAAGCCAGCggggaccaaaagagaaccattagacggcatgcaagtggtttcttcttgagcagtgatgttttgtacaaaaggactccggatctcAATTTGTTGAGATGTGTTTACGCCGAAGAGGCCGGAAAAATCATgtatgaagtacacgcaggagtgtgcggaccccacatgaacgggtatgttttggcaaagaaaatcgtCCGAGCGGGctattattggatgaccatggaaaaagactATTTTAGCTTTATTCGTAAGTGTCATCAGTGTTAGGTGCACAGGggtttgattcatgcacctcctacagaactgcatcccatgtcaacACCTTGTCCATTcattgcctggggcatggacgtcattgggccgatcgagccaaaagcctcaaatggacatagattcatattggtcgccaacgactatttcacaaagtgggttgaagcagttACTCTtaaatctgtcaccaagaaagttATGGTAGACTTCGTGCACTCTAACCTCatctgtcgttttggtattcctgcaactatcattacggataatgctgcaaatttgaatagtcatttgatgagggagatatgcgaacaattcaagataacacatcgAAACTCTACCCCTTATCGTCCCAAAGCCAACGGTGTCGTTGAAGCAGcaaataagaacatcaaaaagattttgacaaagatgatccaaagttccaggcagtggcataaaagttgccatttgcattattggggtatcgcactattGTGCGCACATCGGTCGGAGCAACCCCGTACCTTTGGTTTATggactgaagccgtaatacccgcgaaagttgaaatcccttctctccggatcattgttgaaaCTAAAATtaaagacagtgagtgggtcaaagcccATCTGGAATagttaaccctgattgatgaaaagtgaATGGCCGtagtctgccacgggcagttgtaccaacaaagaatggcccgtgcctacaacaaaaAAGTATGGGCCAAAAATTTTGAAGTGGGACAACTTGTTTTAAGGCGTATTATTCCTCATCATCacgaagcaaaagggaaatttgctcctaACTGGAAAGGCCCACACATTATCCGAAAGATATTACCAAGGGGAGCGTTATATCTGGGCGATATTGAAGGAAACGATCCCGAGGCAGCTGTGAATGCAGACGCGGTcaaaaaggtactatgtctagtCCTTCTTCAACGATAGCGTTATCCgattgagatgacgaaggctttcattcttgctaccccaaacactccaatccttttGCTAACCATTTGagttggttactcttctttgattaccctctttggaacccggaagtgctgttgaaaaaaaaaagaagaatgttTCCCTAAACTACGTTTGACTTttttccgaaaggatacgtaggcagcctctctctggggttcagtcacaacaaaataaaaatccagttttccccaaaaagtgaaactggggcagatgatgtaatggttcggcaatgatccccccgaacggttccaaagttgtaatatgatccaattctctttttacccaaaccttgtccAAGTCCTTTTGATCAATTGGAAAAGGCATCGGAATTAGAAACACAGTTATTTGGATTTGATacaatcaagatgagagaaataaaatgagagagtcttatcggtgaaaacctacaggcaccataaggcgacggtgagtagagaaattaaaaatgagagagcccggttagtgaaaactcgtaaagagcactaccAGGCGACGGTgcgaagagaaatgagagaggtcgactggCGAAAACTTGCAAAGGGCATCGTCGATCGAAAAGAAGACACCTCTCACcactgaaagagtcctggcaagatTTCCTTATTTTGAAATACGGGTCACAATGAGTTCATCAGAAGTTGGGAAAGTTTGTACGATTTAGGCGTCCAGTCCAAGAagtatgtcatgtctattgaaacctgtatgcactccagataagtccttctctccttccagaaagggacacttctctttaagTTCATTTTCTTACCTTTGGGTTcgcttttccttgaatccctttagGTCTAATTTTGTTTCTGAAAccaatacaaagaaaaggtggcaagattgtgTTTACAAGGTTTTGCCTAAcaaaagctaaagaaaagtacccagcctcagcggatgcatcaagtcgatcccgactggccatgatggctgaTGTTCTGAGACCAAAAttattaaaaaggaaaagaaatccaaaGGCAAAAGCCCTAAAagcgaaataaagtaaaagggtcGAAGCCCCACGCAAGCTAGTCGTCATGAAATCTTAAAACAGTTGAGTCCCTCGGTGTGAAagagagatcaatcttcagaaaaccAGCAAGCAGCAGAGGTTCTCAACAAAGGTGTAGGTCGAGATCGAGTGGTCGAGATAATCaaagccacaaaaccaaccaccgtttcaaactaacaattgttctttgtttgaaattgaaacaggtgcatcCCAAGGAAATCGAGCAAAAGCAGGTGCAGCCAAAAGAAAAGCTGCGCAAAAGCTAGAAACAGCTTCGCAGTaacaatcaacccaaaagggaagtttccttcGAAAAATTCTTTCttgcattttattgaaataaaaatgaaatgaaaaatgaaaataaaaaaaagaagaaaagaagaaaatccaaaaaaaatgatAGCTAGATTCCCAACCTCAAACTTTTAtgcctttgccaacattagggctccaatctctgagttgatgctttttagacatagggcctccatttccaagttgccttttgccaacattagggctccaatccctgagttgatgctttttagacatagggcctccattccctagttgccttttaccaacattagggctccaatccctgagttgagcttttacacatagggcctccatttcctagtcgccttttgccaacattaaggctccaatccctgagttgagctttttagacatagggcctccataccgtagtcgccttttgccaacattaaggctccaatccctgagttgagcttttagacatagggcctccattccctagtcgccttttgccaacattagggctccaatccctaagttgagcttttaaacatagggcctctattccctagtcgcattttaccaacattagggctccattccctgagttgagtttttagacatagggcctccattccctagtcaccttttgccaagtttagggctccaatccctgagttgatctttttagacatagggcctccattccatagtcgccttttgccaacattagggctccaatccctgagttgatgctttttagacatagggcctccattccctagtctccttttgccaatattagagctccaatccctgatttgagctttttagacattgggcctccattccctagtcaccttttgccaacattagggcttcaatccctgagttgatgctttttagacatagggcatccactccctagtcgccttttgccaacattaggtctccaatccctgagttgagtttcagacatagggcctccattccctagtcgcttttcgccaacattagtgctccaatccctgagttgacattttagaaatagggctccattccctgaTCTTTCCTCCTAAAAACACTTTAATCCTTATTTTACTGCTTTCAAAAAAAAGAGTTTAGATTTTaattacaaataactcacgaaatttttctagtgtaaactggggcagaaaatttcgttcgtccgttttgttttggtgtctgagcaggttttacctaAAGGAACAGGGTTCAAGATGACCAAAAGAAAGAGTTtcaattcaaaataaagaaaagaagaaaaacaacaaaaaagaagTGAACTCCAAGTGCTGAAGTGGAGAAGGACACGGACTgcttgaagtcacaagcttcgcatgtcccgccttgatccaaagcTGAAGAAAGAACCAGCACCCACAGCTAACGAGAAttaagattcagatcggagtctgcagCAAGACCTAGCCAAGACtgaagatcaagcttcaagagatttatagataggaatattttaactcgtagttgataggttcAGCTAGCTTAgcttttgattttccttttggtgtaataagggggtcagcaagcagtagcagcagcagcaatagtaAAATCACAGCTCCTTATAGTCCCAGCTACCataacttccagaactacactgacctgattcctttatagccaaggatatataggcaacctcTGAAACAAGGTTTGGTCAGacacttttcaaaaatgcttcacatggagtGTCAAGCAGGCAAAAATCCTCATAGTTGCTCATTTTACCTTTGCCCGAAAAtccttcgtgtctccgagcaaagagaggtagctgtgagcatgtgatttttgcctcgcatgaATTATTCCTACAGAATTCCCagaattaggatttttcttttaagtatttgattttaggaattattgcatgattttgtgtttgtttgcatttttgtgtgcatgtttaatttatttaatgcataagaatacaaaaaaatatattgcattaCCATTTAGGGTCCTATTTTATATTTTAggctaattagttaattaatgttataaaaaataaaagaaaaagacaaaatagttcattttgcattttaactttttaattttcgACTTTTTATAGTTTCTCTTAATTTAGGATCTAGTTAATTTTAGAGAAGCAATTAGTCTAATAATTTAGTTTTGAAATTTAGTCAGATTTTACCTTTTAATTGGTAACTAATAAATAACaaaatctgaaaatgaaaaaaaaatgaaatgaaaaatgagagttTTAATAAAAGACCCCATTTTGGGCCAGCCCACCAAATACCCGTCCAAAACCAACCAAATACCCGGCCCATGCCCGGTCTTACCCGGTCCAGCCCCCCTTCTcatcaaaacgaccccgtttaattTGAGCTCTATCTGGGCCGTCGAGGTTCCAAGATCCAAGGGTGGGGAAGCTGGGGTCATTTGacatatatatgtccgaacaaGACCCCGTCCCCCCCCCCCATCGTCTCTCATCTTCCCCAATTCAGAGAACACCCCACCAAACCCTAGCACCGCCATAACTTTCCACCGTCTCCAGCCGGCGGCGCCACCCCTAATcgaccccaaattcacaccatagAACCTCCATAACTCTCTCATACCAAATCTCTAATTGTTTTCCCTCGAATATGCccagaacttctcgaatcttaaatctgaaTTCGAACCCTAAAAGCATAAAATTATTTTCCATCGAACCCGGTGGCATGTATGATCATAGGGTGTTGTTTCTTTTGAGTTTTGAAGTTTTGATTCAACAAAAACTAATGTCGTTtagttgttcttgacaaagaacaaatgatCGACATTAGTTTTGTTAATACAATGTCTCCGATGGGTTTTTGATTTCTGATTTGGTAAGTGTTTTCATCTTTTGTCTGTTTCATCTTCTTTTCCTCTCCCTCTCTTTAGTTAGATTTTTTTTACTCTGTCTGAAAGCTCAACCAATTTTCTGAGTTTAAATCGTTTCTGTTCGTTTATTCCCTTCTGTTTAATTTTCAAATCGTAAAAGttgtttctctgattttcttgGTCCGTTAAGTTTGTTTAATGGCATCATTTGGACCCCTGATTTTCCCCTTTTTTGTTTAGTCATCTAGTTTAACTTAATTAGGTTTATTCTGATTTAATAAATTAGTTAATTCCATGTTCACTTGTGTATAGTAATCAGTCAATTAGTGTAGGTTTTAGTTTTCGAAATCATCTGAGTGTTTTTCCctttgtttatttacttatttGATTTAGTTTCATTTTTACTGTTTGGTCTTTGAAGCCATTTCAGACCTCACTCCAAGGGGTTGATTTAGGTCATTGGGTTAGAATTGAGCCCGTATTTGGTTTAACGATTGGGTCAATTTGAACCATGACCCATGGGTTCCGGGGGTAAATAACAGAGGTCTTAAAGGGTAGATTAGGAAATCTAGGTGAGAGAATCTCTTTAACTGAttgaggaagcttcctagaagttgGGTGGGGACTAATGTGAAATTTGATTTCTGAACCTAAGGCTAtctaagaaaaatgaaaatatcaaaagggtaAAAGTGCAATAAACTGAATTCATTCTGCTGCCCTaaaagcttgcctataaaggcaccctTTCTTCAGGCTcaagtgtcatgacccaaatccccatacccggtcgtgatggcgcctctcgtgaagacaaggccagccagaccaaaacagaacacctcttttaaacagttaaccATCATAAACAGTAGTAGCATATAAAataatgctcataaattgcggaatttaacgataataacagcaggaaatatcccgacacagcccaaaccggggtgtcacaagtcatgagctactacagaatttGCTATaagtctacaaagtacggaatccaatacaacagtctgaagaaaacgtaaatgatag
This sequence is a window from Nicotiana sylvestris chromosome 3, ASM39365v2, whole genome shotgun sequence. Protein-coding genes within it:
- the LOC138887342 gene encoding uncharacterized protein yields the protein MKAQALADHLAENPVDDEYQPLSTHFPDDEVNSIEAISEDTHAWKMFFDGVVHRGLIHAPPTELHPMSTPCPFIAWGMDVIGPIEPKASNGHRFILVANDYFTKWVEAVTLKSVTKKVMVDFVHSNLICRFGIPATIITDNAANLNSHLMREICEQFKITHRNSTPYRPKANGVVEAANKNIKKILTKMIQSSRQWHKSCHLHYWGIALLCAHRSEQPRTFGLWTEAVIPAKVEIPSLRIIVETKIKDSEWVKAHLE